One genomic region from Sciurus carolinensis chromosome 2, mSciCar1.2, whole genome shotgun sequence encodes:
- the Mettl3 gene encoding N6-adenosine-methyltransferase catalytic subunit, which yields MSDTWSSIQAHKKQLDSLRERLQRRRKQDSGHLDLRNPEAALSPTFRSDSPVPTAPTAGGPKPSTTSAVPELATDPELEKKLLHHLSDLTLTLPTDAVSIRLAISTPDAPATQDGVESLLQKFAAQELIEVKRGLLQDDAHPTLVTYADHSKLSAMMVAVAEKKGPGEVAGTIAGQKRRAEQDSTTVAAFASSLASGLTSSASEPAKESAKKSRKHAASDVDLEIESLLNQQSTKEQQSKKVSQEILELLNTTTAKEQSIVEKFRSRGRAQVQEFCDYGTKEECMKASDADRPCRKLHFRRIINKHTDESLGDCSFLNTCFHMDTCKYVHYEIDACVDPEGPGSKDHTPSQELALTQSVGGDSSADRLFPPQWICCDIRYLDVSILGKFAVVMADPPWDIHMELPYGTLTDDEMRRLNIPVLQDDGFLFLWVTGRAMELGRECLNLWGYERVDEIIWVKTNQLQRIIRTGRTGHWLNHGKEHCLVGVKGNPQGFNQGLDCDVIVAEVRSTSHKPDEIYGMIERLSPGTRKIELFGRPHNVQPNWITLGNQLDGIHLLDPDVVARFKQRYPDGIISKPKNL from the exons ATGTCGGACACGTGGAGTTCTATCCAGGCCCACAAGAAGCAGTTGGACTCGCTTCGGGAGAGGCTGCAGCGGAGGCGGAAGCAGGACTCGGGGCACTTGG ATCTACGGAATCCAGAGGCAGCATTATCCCCAACCTTCCGTAGTGATAGTCCAGTGCCTACTGCACCCACCGCTGGTGGCCCTAAGCCAAGCACAACTTCAGCAGTTCCTGAATTAGCTACAGACCCTGAGTTGGAGAAGAAGTTGCTTCATCACCTCTCTGATCTGACCTTAACATTGCCCACTGATGCTGTATCCATTCGTCTTGCTATCTCCACG CCAGATGCCCCTGCCACTCAAGATGGGGTGGAAAGCCTCCTACAAAAGTTTGCAGCTCAGGAGTTAATCGAGGTAAAGCGTGGGCTCCTACAAGATGATGCACATCCCACTCTTGTAACCTATGCTGACCATTCCAAGCTCTCTGCCATGATGGTTGCAGTGGCAGAAAAGAAAGGTCCTGGGGAGGTAGCTGGGACTATTGCAGGACAGAAGCGGCGTGCAGAACAGGACTCAACTACAGTAGCTGCCTTTGCCAGCTCTTTAGCCTCTGGCCTGACTTCTTCAGCATCAGAACCAGCCAAGGAGTCAGCCAAGAAATCAAGGAAACATGCTGCCTCAGATGTTGATCTGGAAATAGAAAGCCTTTTGAACCAACAGTCTACTAAGGAACAACAGAGCAAAAAG GTCAGTCAGGAGATCCTAGAACTATTAAATACTACAACAGCAAAGGAACAATCCATTGTTGAAAAGTTTCGTTCACGAGGTCGGGCCCAAGTACAAGAATTTTGTGACTATGGGACCAAGGAAGAGTGCATGAAAGCCAGTGATGCTGATCGACCTTGTCGCAAGCTGCATTTCAG ACGAATTATCAATAAACACACTGATGAATCTTTAGGTGATTGCTCTTTCCTTAACACATGTTTCCACATGGATACCTGTAAATATGTTCACTATGAAATTGATGCTTGTGTGGATCCAGAGGGTCCTGGCAGCAAGGACCATACACCAAGCCAGGAGCTTGCTCTTACACAGAGTGTTGGAGGTGACTCCAGTGCAGATCGACTCTTTCCACCTCAG TGGATCTGTTGTGATATCCGTTACCTGGACGTGAGCATCTTGGGCAAGTTTGCAGTTGTGATGGCTGACCCACCCTGGGATATTCACATGGAGCTGCCCTATGGGACCCTGACAGATGATGAGATGCGCAGGCTCAACATACCAGTACTGCAGGATGATGGCTTTCTTTTCCTCTGGGTCACAGGCAG gGCTATGGAGTTGGGCAGAGAATGTCTTAACCTCTGGGG TTATGAACGGGTAGATGAAATTATCTGGGTGAAGACAAATCAACTGCAGCGCATCATTCGAACTGGTCGTACAGGCCACTGGTTGAACCATGGGAAGGAACACTGCTTG GTTGGTGTCAAAGGAAATCCTCAAGGCTTCAACCAGGGTCTGGATTGTGATGTGATTGTAGCTGAG GTTCGTTCCACTAGTCATAAACCAGATGAAATTTATGGCATGATTGAGAGACTGTCCCCTGGCACTCGCAAGATTGAGTTATTTGGACGACCACACAATGTGCAACCCAACTG GATCACCCTTGGAAACCAGCTGGATGGGATCCACCTACTAGACCCAGATGTGGTTGCACGGTTCAAACAAAGGTATCCAGATGGTATTATCTCTAAACCTAAGAATTTATAG
- the Tox4 gene encoding TOX high mobility group box family member 4 produces the protein MEFPGGNDNYLTITGPSHPFLSGAETFHTPSLGDEEFEIPPISLDSDPSLAVSDVVGHFDDLADPSSSQDGSFSAQYGVQTLDMPVGMTHGLMEQGGGLLSGGLTMDLDHSIGTQYSANPPVTIDVPMTDMTSGLMGHSQLTTIDQSELSSQLGLSLGGGTILPPAQSPEDRLSTTPSPTSSLHEDGVEDFRRQLPSQKTVVVEAGKKQKAPKKRKKKDPNEPQKPVSAYALFFRDTQAAIKGQNPNATFGEVSKIVASMWDSLGEEQKQVYKRKTEAAKKEYLKALAAYKDNQECQATVETVELDPVPPSQTPSPPPVATVDPSSPAPASTETPALSPCIVVNSTLSSYVANQASSGAGGQPNITKLIITKQMLPSSITMSQGGMVTVIPATVVTSRGLQLGQTSTATIQPSQQAQIVTRSVLQAAAAAAASMQLPPPRLQPPPLQQMPQPPTQQQVTILQQPPPLQAMQQPPPQKVRINLQQQPPPLQSKIVPPPTLKMQTTLVPPAVESSPERPINSSPEAHTVEATSPETICEMITDVVPEVESPSQMDVELVSGSPVTLSPQPRCVRSGCENPPVVSKDWDNEYCSNECVVKHCRDVFLAWVASRNSNTVVFVK, from the exons ACATTCCATACACCAAGTCTGGGTGATGAGGAATTTGAAATCCCACCTATCTCCTTGGATTCTGATCCCTCGCTGGCTGTCTCAGATGTGGTTGGCCACTTTGATGACCTGGCAGACCCTTCCTCCTCACAGGATGGCAGTTTTTCAGCCCAGTATGGGGTCCAGACATTGGACATGCCTGTGGGCATGACCCATGGCTTGATGGAGCAGGGCGGGGGGCTCCTGAGTGGGGGCTTGACCATG GACTTGGACCATTCTATAGGAACTCAGTATAGTGCCAACCCACCTGTTACAATTGATGTACCAATGACAGACATGACCTCTGGCTTGATGGGGCATAGCCAGTTGACCACCATTGATCAGTCAGAACTGAGTTCTCAACTTGGTTTGAGCTTGGGGGGGGGCACCATCTTGCCACCTGCCCAGTCACCTGAGGATCGTCTTTCAACCACCCCTTCACCTACTAGTTCACTTCATGAGGATGGTGTTGAGGATTTCCGGAGG CAACTTCCCAGTCAGAAGACAGTGGTAGTGGAAGCAGGGAAAAAGCAGAAGGccccaaagaagagaaaaaagaaagatcctaaTGAACCTCAGAAACCAGTTTCAGCATATGCTTTATTCTTTCGTGATACACAGGCTGCCATCAAGGGACAGAATCCTAATGCCACCTTTGGAGAGGTTTCAAAAATTGTGGCTTCCATGTGGGACAGTCTTGGAGAGGAGCAAAAAcag GTATACAAGAGGAAAACTGAAGCTGCCAAGAAAGAGTATCTGAAGGCTCTGGCTGCTTATAAAGACAACCAAGAGTGTCAG GCCACTGTAGAAACAGTAGAATTGGATCCAGTGCCACCATCACAGACTCCTTCACCACCTCCTGTGGCTACTGTTGACCCATCATCTCCAGCACCAGCTTCAACAGAGACCCCTGCCCTGTCGCCTTGCATTGTTGTTAACTCCACTCTTTCATCCTATGTGGCAAACCAGGCAtcttctggggctgggggtcAGCCCAATATCACCAAGTTGATTATTACCAAACAGATGTTGCCCTCTTCTATTACCATGTCTCAAGGAGGGATGGttactgtaatcccagccacagTGGTGACCTCCCGGGGGCTTCAATTAGGTCAAACTAGTACAGCTACTATCCAACCCAGCCAACAAGCCCAGATTGTCACTCGGTCAGTGTtgcaggcagcagcagcagctgctgcttcTATGCAACTGCCTCCACCCCGTCTACAGCCCCCTCCATTACAACAGATGCCTCAGCCCCCAACTCAGCAGCAAGTTACCATTCTGCAGCAACCTCCTCCACTTCAGGCCATGCAACAGCCTCCACCTCAGAAAGTTCGAATCAATTTACAACAGCAGCCACCTCCTCTGCAAAGCAAGATTGTGCCTCCACCCACTCTGAAAATGCAGACTACCTTAGTCCCACCAGCTGTGGAAAGCAGTCCTGAGCGGCCTATAAACAGCAGTCCTGAGGCCCATACAGTAGAGGCAACCTCCCCTGAGACCATCTGTGAGATGATTACAGATGTAGTTCCTGAG GTTGAATCTCCTTCTCAGATGGATGTTGAGTTGGTGAGTGGATCTCCTGTGACACTCTCACCCCAACCTCGCTGTGTAAGGTCTGGTTGTGAGAACCCTCCCGTTGTGAGTAAGGACTGGGACAATGAATACTGCAGCAATGAGTGTGTGGTGAAACACTGCAG ggATGTGTTCTTAGCCTGGGTAGCCTCCAGAAATTCAAACACTGTGGTGTTTGTGAAATAG